The following are encoded in a window of Mycoplasma anserisalpingitidis genomic DNA:
- a CDS encoding ABC transporter ATP-binding protein: MDKNQETLLKVKNLKVSFKLKRDKFITIVRGVDLNIKKGQIVGLVGESGSGKSVTSKSLINVNENTFTSADIMQIDNVDLSKIKKERDWRKIRGSKIGYIPQDPLTSLNPTRKIGKQLLDALNYNEDWKHKSKAEKIEYLIGLLKQFGIMQAEQVFYMYPHTLSGGMKQRVVITMVVALKPMLIIADEPTTALDPTVQASVLALFEDIRQKMNISIILISHNISVVAKFCDYIYVMYAGKIVERGTKKDIFTEPAHPYTWALISAIPENKEDRLYSIKGTPPDMNNLPLGDPFAPRNDYALEIDFIKEPPLIKISETHAAATWLLHPDAPKVELSNELQIRLRKFREVFKDE, translated from the coding sequence ATGGACAAAAATCAAGAAACTTTATTAAAGGTTAAAAACTTAAAAGTAAGTTTTAAACTTAAAAGAGATAAATTTATTACTATTGTTCGTGGTGTAGACTTAAACATTAAAAAAGGACAAATTGTTGGACTTGTAGGTGAATCTGGTTCAGGTAAAAGTGTTACATCTAAATCATTAATTAATGTGAATGAAAACACCTTTACTAGTGCTGATATTATGCAAATCGATAATGTGGATTTAAGTAAAATAAAAAAAGAGAGAGACTGAAGAAAAATTCGTGGAAGTAAAATTGGATATATTCCTCAAGATCCGCTTACTTCGTTAAACCCAACACGTAAAATCGGTAAACAACTTCTTGATGCATTAAATTACAATGAAGATTGAAAACATAAAAGTAAAGCAGAAAAAATTGAATATTTAATCGGATTACTTAAGCAATTTGGAATTATGCAAGCTGAGCAAGTGTTCTACATGTATCCTCATACACTTAGTGGTGGTATGAAACAAAGGGTTGTTATTACAATGGTTGTAGCCTTAAAACCGATGTTAATTATCGCTGATGAACCTACAACGGCATTAGACCCCACTGTTCAAGCTAGTGTTCTTGCTCTTTTTGAAGATATTCGTCAAAAAATGAATATTTCAATTATTTTAATTAGTCATAACATTTCAGTAGTTGCAAAATTCTGTGACTATATCTATGTTATGTATGCTGGTAAAATTGTTGAAAGAGGTACCAAAAAAGATATCTTTACTGAACCAGCGCACCCATATACTTGAGCACTAATTTCTGCTATTCCTGAAAATAAGGAAGATAGACTTTATTCAATTAAAGGAACGCCTCCAGATATGAATAATTTACCTCTTGGTGATCCTTTTGCACCCAGAAATGACTATGCTTTAGAAATTGATTTTATTAAAGAACCACCACTTATTAAAATAAGTGAAACTCATGCAGCAGCAACTTGATTATTACACCCAGATGCACCAAAAGTAGAACTAAGTAACGAATTGCAAATTCGTTTAAGAAAATTCAGAGAGGTTTTTAAAGATGAATAA
- a CDS encoding ABC transporter permease, with the protein MNSNEFNNKYKLNPSLTQALVRHNNSSNSGNNIAGKPKKLINEIFKRFCTNWLAVVLLVLFISILLISIIVNATSIFPENSTIEKNIFINIVDENGKVINTLSGTSAVKNLSPSIYSWDSQYISIERSHLSAAEFNKLVNTLEKNEPGFKQLLAILSQELAYSDPNKQLSSNLVEFMGPSGNGIVKFVTEGENTKILINPNSYAAFDSLLIAVKNQSKLLKTMNNDQIIDWISKTLQANNNFKIQTLLGTDNVGIDIWTSSWIGTWKAIRLAIVVATIQTFIGVAIGSYLGFHAGSLIDTIIMRLIEIFSAPPSLIWLLTFVSVFGTSDLVLGFSLIFTGWTGSVGGARMYIITVKDEEYITASKSIGAKKPRLIYSHALPAIIGKIATSFVSAIPSIILSVSSLAFLGFFQGNEANLGSILSNAVSKAGENIWILLLPSLILLGISVSLYFIALGVHDALDPKVIKGKS; encoded by the coding sequence ATGAACTCTAATGAATTTAATAATAAATATAAATTAAATCCATCATTAACACAAGCATTAGTAAGACATAATAATTCTTCTAATTCCGGAAATAATATTGCTGGTAAGCCAAAAAAATTAATTAACGAAATATTTAAGCGTTTTTGTACTAACTGATTAGCAGTAGTTTTATTGGTCTTATTCATTTCCATTCTTTTAATAAGTATTATTGTTAATGCTACTTCAATATTTCCTGAAAATAGCACAATTGAAAAAAATATATTTATAAACATTGTTGATGAAAATGGTAAAGTGATTAATACACTTAGCGGAACTTCTGCTGTTAAAAACTTATCTCCTTCAATATATTCATGAGATTCACAATATATCAGTATTGAAAGATCCCATCTTTCAGCGGCTGAATTCAACAAATTGGTTAATACACTTGAAAAAAATGAACCAGGATTTAAACAACTTCTTGCCATTTTATCTCAAGAATTAGCTTATAGCGATCCAAATAAACAACTTAGTTCTAACTTAGTTGAATTTATGGGTCCAAGTGGTAATGGAATTGTAAAATTTGTTACTGAAGGCGAAAACACAAAAATATTAATTAATCCAAATTCATATGCTGCTTTTGACTCGTTATTAATAGCCGTTAAAAATCAAAGCAAACTTCTTAAAACTATGAATAATGATCAAATCATTGATTGAATTTCAAAAACTCTTCAAGCTAATAATAATTTCAAAATTCAAACTCTTTTAGGAACAGATAATGTCGGAATTGATATTTGAACAAGTAGCTGAATTGGTACTTGAAAAGCTATAAGATTAGCGATTGTTGTTGCTACAATTCAAACCTTTATTGGTGTTGCGATCGGTTCATATTTAGGTTTCCATGCAGGGAGTTTAATTGACACAATTATTATGCGTCTAATTGAAATTTTCTCAGCTCCTCCTTCATTAATTTGACTTTTAACATTCGTATCAGTTTTTGGAACAAGTGATTTAGTTTTAGGTTTCTCATTGATCTTTACTGGTTGAACCGGTTCAGTTGGTGGGGCTAGAATGTATATAATCACCGTTAAAGATGAAGAGTATATTACAGCAAGTAAATCTATAGGAGCTAAAAAACCTAGATTAATTTACTCACATGCTTTACCTGCTATTATTGGAAAAATAGCTACATCATTTGTTTCAGCAATTCCTTCAATTATTCTTTCAGTTTCTTCTCTTGCTTTCTTAGGATTCTTCCAAGGAAATGAAGCAAACTTAGGTTCTATTCTTTCTAATGCTGTTTCAAAAGCTGGAGAAAATATTTGAATCTTACTTCTCCCATCACTTATTTTATTAGGTATATCAGTTTCACTTTACTTCATTGCTCTTGGAGTGCATGATGCACTTGATCCAAAAGTTATTAAAGGTAAAAGTTAG
- a CDS encoding ABC transporter permease: MTKYILQRLGFAILTLLIIIFVVYLTVDIFSDNPYVKEFQNAITSGGGENGGSHDKGNIYDIAKPLFEKSVKYHLIPYDISDWNDPWVKEHWVDNKMNPLLRFGYWLSDLFDRERPFGLPYDEGIFKSSNANTIPEYYFKYIKFSLIISLPSFIISALIGVVLGIFAGYKRGTLFDSFINAFTLIFVALPSFIIAPIVISLMLKYFGIAPQFLNPENSNHVQIYTIKDFILSWIPPILVIVLGSLSGYISFTRNQIITVLTSNYVLIAKTKGIGNIEIFFKYVLRNISIPLAAVFIPSYIGLLSGSFIVEKYWSVPGVSQALIQAFPKGEINLIMFSTVVFTALGLFTSIIVDVSYTFLDPRIKYGSSAGFDFITKLKIKHNRNKMYKGKEEL, from the coding sequence ATGACAAAATACATCCTACAGCGTTTAGGTTTTGCGATTTTAACGTTATTGATTATCATTTTTGTTGTTTATCTAACTGTAGATATCTTCAGTGATAACCCTTATGTTAAAGAATTCCAAAATGCAATAACTTCTGGGGGTGGTGAAAATGGTGGTAGTCATGATAAAGGAAATATTTATGATATTGCCAAACCACTTTTTGAAAAATCTGTTAAATATCATTTAATTCCTTATGATATTTCAGATTGAAATGATCCATGAGTTAAAGAACATTGAGTTGATAACAAAATGAATCCATTATTGAGATTTGGTTACTGATTAAGTGATTTATTTGACAGAGAAAGACCTTTTGGTTTACCATATGATGAAGGAATTTTCAAATCTTCAAATGCAAATACAATACCTGAATATTACTTCAAGTATATTAAATTTAGTTTAATAATCAGTTTACCTTCATTCATAATTAGTGCTTTAATTGGTGTAGTTTTAGGAATTTTTGCTGGATATAAAAGAGGAACTTTATTTGACTCATTTATTAATGCATTTACTTTAATTTTCGTTGCATTACCTTCATTCATAATTGCTCCAATTGTAATTAGTTTAATGCTAAAATATTTTGGAATAGCACCACAATTCTTAAACCCAGAAAACTCAAACCATGTTCAAATTTATACTATAAAAGATTTTATTCTTTCATGAATTCCGCCAATTTTAGTTATTGTACTTGGTTCTCTTTCTGGATATATATCATTTACACGTAACCAAATTATTACTGTTTTAACATCTAATTATGTGTTGATCGCGAAAACAAAAGGTATTGGAAATATTGAAATATTCTTTAAATATGTATTAAGAAATATTTCAATACCTCTCGCAGCCGTATTTATTCCATCGTACATTGGATTACTTAGTGGAAGTTTCATTGTGGAAAAATATTGATCTGTACCTGGTGTTTCGCAAGCGCTTATTCAAGCGTTCCCTAAAGGTGAAATCAACTTAATTATGTTCAGTACAGTGGTATTTACTGCATTAGGATTATTTACCTCAATTATTGTTGACGTTTCATATACATTCTTAGATCCAAGAATTAAATATGGTTCTTCAGCAGGATTTGACTTTATTACAAAACTTAAAATTAAACACAATAGAAATAAAATGTACAAAGGTAAGGAGGAATTATAA